One genomic region from Streptomyces sp. NBC_00457 encodes:
- a CDS encoding ABC transporter permease, with the protein MTTTAVRAGAGTLPQRLPGAWGLGLQRGGLEIKQFFRQRDQVVFTFAFPVVFLFLFASIFKDDVDGAGVTASQLYVPAMMAAGIMSTSFQSLGISIAIERDEKVLRRLRGTPMPPAAYFLGKIWLVLVTGLMETAILLLVGTTLYDVDLPSDVRTWFDFAWIFVLGITACALLGIAISSVPKSGKSATSVVVLPFLVLQFISGVYIAIDTIPDWMLNIGALFPLKWMCQGLRGVFLPESAQVLEQAGSWELGRVALVLGAWCVGGLVLCLLTFRWKNRRDG; encoded by the coding sequence ATGACCACGACCGCCGTACGAGCCGGGGCCGGGACGCTTCCGCAGCGGCTGCCCGGCGCCTGGGGGCTCGGTCTGCAGCGGGGCGGGCTGGAGATCAAGCAGTTCTTCCGGCAGCGCGACCAGGTGGTGTTCACCTTCGCCTTCCCGGTGGTATTCCTCTTCCTGTTCGCGTCGATCTTCAAGGACGACGTCGACGGCGCGGGCGTCACCGCCTCTCAGCTGTACGTCCCGGCGATGATGGCCGCCGGCATCATGTCGACGAGTTTCCAGTCGCTCGGCATCTCGATCGCCATCGAGCGGGACGAGAAGGTACTGCGCCGGCTACGCGGCACGCCGATGCCGCCGGCCGCGTACTTCCTCGGCAAGATCTGGCTGGTTCTCGTCACCGGTCTCATGGAGACGGCGATTCTGCTGCTCGTCGGGACGACCCTGTACGACGTCGACCTGCCGTCGGACGTGCGCACCTGGTTCGACTTCGCGTGGATCTTCGTGCTGGGTATCACGGCGTGCGCGCTGCTCGGCATCGCGATCAGCTCGGTCCCCAAGTCCGGCAAGAGCGCGACCTCCGTGGTCGTCCTCCCCTTCCTGGTGCTGCAGTTCATCTCCGGGGTGTACATCGCCATCGACACCATCCCGGACTGGATGCTGAACATCGGGGCGCTGTTCCCGCTGAAGTGGATGTGCCAGGGGCTGCGCGGGGTGTTTCTGCCGGAGTCGGCGCAGGTGCTGGAGCAGGCCGGGAGCTGGGAGCTGGGCAGGGTCGCGCTGGTGCTCGGGGCGTGGTGCGTCGGAGGATTGGTGCTGTGCCTGCTGACCTTCCGGTGGAAGAACCGGCGCGACGGATGA
- a CDS encoding ABC transporter ATP-binding protein produces MTTHANGLAVDVRGLRKQYGDVTAVDGIDLGIRQGEVFGLLGPNGAGKSTTVEILQGNRTRDAGEVQVLGADPATGTRAWRSRVGIVWQDESAPAELTVRETVRHFARYYPRPRDPEEVIGLVGLEAKAGSRIKALSGGQRRRLDVALGVIGGPELLLLDEPTTGFDPAARRQFWELIRKLADEGTTILLTTHYLEEAEALAHRLAIISQGRVVAEGEPGALRERHGTEATVAWTDADGTPRTARTVTPTKTVAELMHRFDGEIPGLRVSRPTLEDVYLRLTGQEDAR; encoded by the coding sequence ATGACCACACACGCGAACGGACTCGCGGTGGACGTACGGGGGCTGCGCAAGCAGTACGGGGACGTGACCGCGGTAGACGGCATCGACCTGGGCATTCGCCAGGGCGAGGTGTTCGGCCTGCTGGGGCCCAATGGGGCCGGCAAGAGCACGACGGTGGAGATTCTTCAGGGCAATCGCACCCGGGACGCGGGCGAGGTCCAGGTGCTCGGGGCGGATCCGGCGACGGGCACGCGCGCGTGGCGCTCGCGTGTCGGAATCGTCTGGCAGGACGAATCTGCGCCCGCCGAGTTGACGGTCCGCGAGACCGTACGGCATTTCGCGCGCTACTACCCGAGGCCCCGGGACCCCGAGGAGGTCATCGGCCTGGTGGGTCTGGAGGCCAAGGCGGGCAGCCGGATCAAGGCGCTGTCGGGCGGGCAGCGGCGCCGCCTTGACGTGGCGCTCGGCGTGATCGGCGGGCCCGAGCTGCTGCTTCTGGACGAGCCGACGACCGGGTTCGACCCGGCGGCCCGGCGGCAGTTCTGGGAGCTGATCCGCAAGCTGGCGGACGAGGGCACGACGATCCTGCTGACCACGCACTATCTGGAGGAGGCGGAGGCGCTCGCGCACCGGCTGGCGATCATCTCGCAGGGCCGGGTGGTCGCCGAGGGCGAGCCCGGCGCGCTGCGGGAGCGCCACGGCACCGAGGCCACTGTCGCGTGGACGGATGCCGACGGGACCCCGCGCACCGCGCGGACGGTCACGCCCACCAAGACCGTCGCCGAGCTCATGCACCGCTTCGACGGTGAGATCCCGGGGCTGCGGGTGAGCCGCCCCACGCTGGAGGACGTCTATCTCCGGCTGACCGGACAGGAGGACGCGCGATGA
- a CDS encoding vitamin K epoxide reductase family protein, translating into MSKTTVKDVSTDHEPERATPSPRAEGGSRALALLLVITGAAGLLAAWVITIDKFKLLEAKVEGKTFTPGCSLNPVVSCGSVMESDQASAFGFPNPMLGLVTYGIVICVGMSLLAGARFPRWYWLTFNAGTLFGVGFCAWLTFQSLYRINALCLWCCLAWVATIIMFWYVTSFNVRKGFLPAPNWLKGFFGEFTWVLPVLHIGIIGMLILTRWWDFWTS; encoded by the coding sequence ATGAGCAAGACGACAGTCAAGGACGTCTCCACCGACCACGAGCCGGAGCGCGCCACGCCCTCGCCGCGCGCGGAGGGCGGCAGTCGTGCACTCGCCCTGCTGCTGGTGATCACCGGTGCGGCCGGACTGCTCGCCGCGTGGGTCATCACGATCGACAAGTTCAAGCTGCTCGAGGCCAAGGTCGAGGGCAAGACCTTCACCCCTGGCTGCAGCCTGAACCCCGTCGTCTCCTGCGGCAGCGTCATGGAGAGCGACCAGGCCTCGGCGTTCGGGTTCCCCAACCCGATGCTCGGCCTCGTGACCTACGGCATCGTCATCTGCGTCGGTATGAGCCTGCTCGCCGGCGCCCGCTTCCCGCGCTGGTACTGGCTGACCTTCAACGCCGGCACGCTCTTCGGTGTCGGGTTCTGCGCCTGGCTGACGTTCCAGTCCCTGTACCGGATCAACGCGCTGTGCCTGTGGTGCTGCCTGGCCTGGGTCGCGACGATCATCATGTTCTGGTACGTGACCTCGTTCAACGTCCGCAAGGGCTTCCTGCCCGCGCCGAACTGGCTCAAGGGCTTCTTCGGCGAGTTCACCTGGGTCCTGCCCGTCCTGCACATCGGCATCATCGGCATGCTGATCCTGACCCGCTGGTGGGACTTCTGGACCAGCTGA
- a CDS encoding replication-associated recombination protein A, which produces MEPDLFTAAAEERQEKDPSSSPLAVRMRPRTLDEVVGQQHLLKPGSPLRRLVGEGASGPAGPSSVILWGPPGTGKTTLAYVVSKATNARFVELSAITAGVKEVRAVIDGARRATGGFGKETVLFLDEIHRFSKAQQDSLLPAVENRWVTLIAATTENPYFSIISPLLSRSLLLTLEPLTDDDIRSLIKRALSDERGLKDALTLPEDTENHLLRIAGGDARRALTALEAAAGAALDKGETELGLQTLEETVDRAAVKYDRDGDQHYDVASALIKSIRGSDVDAALHYLARMIEAGEDPRFIARRLMISASEDIGLADPNALPIAVAAAQAVAMIGFPEAALTLSHATIALALAPKSNSATTAIGAAMEDVRKGLAGSVPPHLRDGHYKGAAKLGHAQGYVYPHDLAEGIAEQQYAPDALKDREYYTPTRHGAEARYADAVEWTRKHLGRKRS; this is translated from the coding sequence GTGGAGCCCGACCTGTTCACCGCCGCAGCAGAAGAACGCCAGGAGAAGGACCCGTCCAGCAGCCCCCTGGCCGTTCGGATGCGTCCGCGCACCCTCGACGAGGTCGTGGGCCAGCAGCACCTGCTGAAGCCGGGCTCACCCCTGCGCAGACTGGTCGGCGAGGGCGCCTCCGGCCCCGCCGGGCCCTCCTCGGTGATCCTCTGGGGCCCGCCGGGCACCGGCAAGACGACCCTGGCGTACGTCGTGTCGAAGGCCACCAACGCACGCTTCGTGGAGTTGTCGGCGATCACCGCGGGCGTCAAGGAGGTCCGCGCGGTCATCGACGGCGCCCGCCGTGCCACCGGCGGCTTCGGCAAGGAGACCGTCCTCTTCCTCGACGAGATCCACCGCTTCAGCAAGGCCCAGCAGGACTCCCTGCTCCCGGCCGTCGAGAACCGCTGGGTGACCCTGATCGCGGCGACGACGGAGAACCCGTACTTCTCGATCATCTCCCCGCTGCTGTCCCGCTCCCTCCTGCTCACCCTCGAACCCCTCACGGACGACGACATCAGGAGCCTCATCAAGCGGGCCCTGTCCGACGAGCGGGGCCTCAAGGACGCGCTCACCCTCCCCGAGGACACCGAGAACCACCTGCTGCGCATCGCCGGCGGCGACGCGCGCCGCGCCCTGACCGCCCTGGAGGCCGCCGCCGGGGCCGCGCTCGACAAGGGCGAGACGGAGCTCGGCCTCCAGACCCTGGAGGAGACCGTCGACCGTGCCGCGGTGAAGTACGACCGCGACGGCGACCAGCACTACGACGTGGCCAGCGCCCTCATCAAGTCCATCCGCGGCTCCGACGTCGACGCGGCCCTGCACTACCTGGCCCGCATGATCGAGGCCGGTGAGGACCCCCGCTTCATCGCCCGCCGCCTGATGATCTCCGCCAGCGAGGACATCGGCCTCGCCGACCCGAACGCGCTGCCGATAGCCGTGGCCGCCGCGCAGGCCGTCGCCATGATCGGCTTCCCCGAGGCCGCCCTCACCCTCAGCCACGCCACCATCGCCCTGGCCCTCGCCCCCAAGTCCAACTCCGCGACGACCGCCATCGGCGCCGCCATGGAGGACGTACGCAAGGGCCTGGCGGGCTCGGTCCCCCCGCACCTGCGCGACGGGCACTACAAGGGCGCGGCCAAGCTCGGTCACGCGCAGGGGTATGTGTATCCGCACGACCTGGCCGAGGGCATCGCCGAGCAGCAGTACGCCCCGGACGCCCTCAAGGACCGGGAGTACTACACGCCGACGCGGCACGGCGCCGAGGCGCGGTACGCGGACGCGGTGGAGTGGACCCGCAAGCACCTCGGTCGCAAGCGGTCCTGA
- the rpsD gene encoding 30S ribosomal protein S4, with amino-acid sequence MANQPRPKVKKSRALGIALTPKAVKYFEARPYPPGEHGRGRKQNSDYKVRLLEKQRLRAQYDVSERQLVRAYERASKVQGKTGEALIIELERRLDALVLRSGIARTIYQARQMVVHGHIEVNGQKVDKPSFRVKPDDVVMVRERSREKTLFSIAREGGFAPDGETPRYLQVNLRALAFRLDREPNRKEIPVICDEQLVVEYYAR; translated from the coding sequence GTGGCGAACCAGCCCCGCCCCAAGGTCAAGAAGTCGCGTGCCCTCGGCATCGCGCTGACCCCGAAGGCCGTCAAGTACTTCGAGGCCCGTCCCTACCCGCCGGGTGAGCACGGCCGTGGCCGCAAGCAGAACTCGGACTACAAGGTCCGTCTGCTGGAGAAGCAGCGTCTGCGTGCGCAGTACGACGTGTCCGAGCGTCAGCTCGTCCGCGCCTACGAGCGTGCCTCCAAGGTTCAGGGCAAGACCGGTGAGGCCCTGATCATCGAGCTGGAGCGTCGTCTCGACGCGCTGGTCCTGCGTTCGGGCATCGCCCGCACGATCTACCAGGCCCGCCAGATGGTCGTCCACGGCCACATCGAGGTCAACGGCCAGAAGGTCGACAAGCCGTCCTTCCGCGTCAAGCCCGACGACGTCGTGATGGTCCGTGAGCGCAGCCGTGAGAAGACCCTCTTCTCCATCGCCCGTGAGGGCGGCTTCGCCCCCGACGGCGAGACCCCGCGCTACCTCCAGGTGAACCTCCGCGCCCTGGCCTTCCGCCTGGACCGCGAGCCGAACCGCAAGGAGATCCCGGTGATCTGCGACGAGCAGCTCGTCGTCGAGTACTACGCCCGCTGA
- a CDS encoding DUF948 domain-containing protein — protein MHTVSGGEVAGILVAVFWAILVSFLAVALVRLAQTLKATTKLVADVTDQAVPLLADASAAVRSAQTQIDRVDSIASDVQEVTSNASALSTTVASTFGGPLVKVAAFGYGVRRAIGGRKDDAPAKPSRRTVIVGRTVPAARRTKRKKD, from the coding sequence GTGCACACAGTGTCCGGTGGAGAGGTGGCCGGGATCCTGGTGGCCGTCTTCTGGGCGATCCTGGTCTCCTTCCTCGCCGTCGCACTGGTGAGGCTGGCCCAGACGCTCAAGGCGACCACCAAGCTCGTCGCGGACGTGACCGACCAGGCCGTCCCGCTCCTGGCAGACGCCTCCGCGGCGGTGCGTTCCGCGCAGACCCAGATCGACCGGGTCGACTCGATCGCGTCGGACGTCCAGGAGGTCACGTCGAACGCGTCCGCGCTCTCGACCACCGTCGCCTCCACCTTCGGCGGGCCCCTGGTCAAGGTCGCGGCCTTCGGTTACGGCGTGCGCCGCGCCATCGGCGGCCGCAAGGACGACGCGCCCGCGAAGCCGTCCCGACGTACCGTGATCGTGGGCCGCACCGTCCCGGCCGCACGGCGGACGAAGCGGAAGAAGGACTGA
- the alaS gene encoding alanine--tRNA ligase, whose protein sequence is MESAEIRRRWLSFFEERGHTVVPSASLIADDPTLLLVPAGMVPFKPYFLGEVKPPYARATSVQKCVRTPDIEEVGKTTRHGTFFQMCGNFSFGDYFKEGAIKYAWELLTSPQDKGGYGLDPERLWITVYKDDDEAERIWHEIVGVPKERIQRLGMKDNYWSMGVPGPCGPCSEINYDRGPEFGVEGGPAVNDERYVEIWNLVFMQYERGEGIGKDNFEILGDLPSKNIDTGLGMERLAMILQGVQNMYEIDTSMAVIKKATELTGVHYGAAHESDVSLRVVTDHMRTSVMLIGDGVTPGNEGRGYVLRRIMRRAIRNMRLLGATGPVVKELIDTVIEMMGQQYPELITDRERIEKVALAEENAFLKTLKAGTNILDTAVSETKQAGGTVLAGDKAFLLHDTWGFPIDLTLEMAAEQGLSVDEDGFRRLMKEQRERAKADAQSKKTGHAGTGAYREIADSAGETEFIGYTDTEGESTIVGILVDGVSSPAATEGDEVEIVLDRTPFYAEGGGQIGDTGRIKVDTGAVIEIRDCQKPVPGVYVHKGVVQVGEVTVGAKAQAAIDDRRRKAIARAHSATHLTHQALRDALGPTAAQAGSENQPGRFRFDFGSPSAVPTAVMTDVEQKINEVLARDLDVRADVMGIDEAKKQGAIAEFGEKYGDRVRVVTIGDFSKELCGGTHVHNTAQLGLVKLLGESSIGSGVRRIEALVGVDAYNFLAREHTVVAQLQELIKGRPEELPEKVSAMLGKLKDAEKEIEKFRAEKVLQAAAGLVESAKDVRGVALVTGQVPDGTTADDLRKLVLDVRGRIQGGRAAVVALFTVAGGKPLTVIATNDAARERGLKAGDLVRAAAKTLGGGGGGKPDLAQGGGQNPAAVGEAVDAVERLVAETAK, encoded by the coding sequence ATGGAGTCGGCTGAGATCCGCCGCCGCTGGCTGAGCTTCTTCGAGGAGCGCGGGCACACCGTCGTCCCTTCGGCGTCGCTCATCGCGGACGACCCGACTCTGCTCCTCGTCCCGGCCGGCATGGTGCCCTTCAAGCCCTACTTCCTGGGCGAGGTGAAGCCGCCGTACGCCCGCGCCACCAGCGTGCAGAAGTGCGTGCGCACGCCGGACATCGAAGAGGTCGGCAAGACCACCCGGCACGGCACGTTCTTCCAGATGTGCGGCAACTTCTCCTTCGGCGACTACTTCAAGGAAGGCGCCATCAAGTACGCCTGGGAGCTGCTCACCAGCCCCCAGGACAAGGGTGGTTACGGCCTGGACCCCGAGCGCCTGTGGATCACCGTCTACAAGGACGACGACGAGGCCGAGCGGATCTGGCACGAGATCGTCGGCGTGCCCAAGGAGCGCATCCAGCGCCTGGGCATGAAGGACAACTACTGGTCCATGGGCGTCCCCGGCCCGTGCGGCCCCTGTTCCGAGATCAACTACGACCGCGGCCCCGAGTTCGGCGTCGAGGGCGGGCCCGCCGTCAACGACGAGCGGTACGTGGAGATCTGGAACCTCGTCTTCATGCAGTACGAGCGCGGCGAGGGCATCGGCAAGGACAACTTCGAGATCCTGGGCGACCTGCCGAGCAAGAACATCGACACGGGCCTCGGCATGGAGCGCCTCGCCATGATTCTGCAGGGCGTGCAGAACATGTACGAGATCGACACCTCCATGGCCGTCATCAAGAAGGCCACCGAGCTGACCGGCGTGCACTACGGCGCCGCCCACGAGTCGGACGTGTCCCTCCGCGTCGTCACGGACCACATGCGGACGTCCGTGATGCTCATCGGCGACGGCGTCACCCCCGGCAACGAGGGCCGTGGCTACGTCCTGCGCCGCATCATGCGCCGCGCCATCCGCAACATGCGCCTGCTCGGCGCCACCGGCCCGGTCGTCAAGGAACTGATCGACACGGTCATCGAGATGATGGGCCAGCAGTACCCCGAGCTCATCACCGACCGGGAGCGCATCGAGAAGGTCGCCCTCGCCGAGGAGAACGCCTTCCTCAAGACGCTGAAGGCCGGCACCAACATCCTCGACACGGCCGTCAGCGAGACCAAGCAGGCCGGTGGCACCGTCCTCGCCGGCGACAAGGCCTTCCTGCTCCACGACACCTGGGGCTTCCCGATCGACCTCACCCTGGAGATGGCCGCCGAACAGGGCCTCTCCGTGGACGAGGACGGCTTCCGCCGCCTGATGAAGGAGCAGCGGGAGCGCGCCAAGGCCGACGCCCAGTCCAAGAAGACCGGCCACGCCGGTACCGGCGCCTACCGTGAGATCGCCGACAGCGCCGGTGAGACCGAGTTCATCGGCTACACCGACACCGAGGGCGAGTCCACGATCGTCGGCATCCTCGTCGACGGCGTCTCCTCGCCGGCCGCCACCGAGGGCGACGAGGTCGAGATCGTCCTCGACCGCACCCCGTTCTACGCCGAGGGCGGCGGCCAGATCGGCGACACCGGCCGTATCAAGGTCGACACCGGCGCCGTGATCGAGATCCGCGACTGCCAGAAGCCGGTCCCGGGTGTGTACGTCCACAAGGGCGTCGTCCAGGTCGGCGAGGTCACCGTCGGCGCCAAGGCCCAGGCCGCCATCGACGACCGGCGCCGCAAGGCCATCGCCCGCGCCCACTCGGCGACGCACCTCACCCACCAGGCCCTGCGCGACGCCCTCGGCCCGACGGCCGCCCAGGCCGGTTCCGAGAACCAGCCCGGCCGCTTCCGATTCGACTTCGGTTCCCCGTCCGCCGTTCCCACGGCCGTGATGACCGACGTCGAGCAGAAGATCAACGAGGTGCTCGCCCGCGACCTGGACGTCCGCGCCGACGTCATGGGCATCGATGAGGCCAAGAAGCAGGGCGCCATCGCCGAGTTCGGCGAGAAGTACGGCGACCGGGTCCGCGTCGTCACCATCGGCGACTTCTCCAAGGAGCTGTGCGGCGGCACGCACGTGCACAACACCGCCCAGCTGGGCCTGGTGAAGCTGCTGGGCGAGTCGTCCATCGGCTCGGGTGTCCGTCGTATCGAGGCTCTGGTCGGCGTGGACGCCTACAACTTCCTCGCCCGCGAGCACACGGTCGTCGCCCAGCTCCAGGAGCTGATCAAGGGCCGTCCGGAGGAGCTCCCGGAGAAGGTCTCCGCCATGCTCGGCAAGCTGAAGGACGCCGAGAAGGAGATCGAGAAGTTCCGCGCCGAGAAGGTTCTCCAGGCCGCCGCCGGTCTCGTCGAGTCCGCCAAGGACGTCCGCGGCGTCGCTCTCGTCACCGGCCAGGTCCCGGACGGCACCACCGCCGACGACCTGCGCAAGCTGGTCCTCGACGTACGCGGCCGTATCCAGGGAGGACGGGCCGCCGTGGTCGCCCTGTTCACCGTGGCGGGCGGCAAGCCGCTGACGGTCATCGCCACCAACGACGCCGCCCGCGAGCGCGGCCTGAAGGCCGGCGACCTGGTCCGTGCCGCCGCCAAGACCCTCGGCGGCGGCGGTGGCGGCAAGCCGGACCTCGCCCAGGGCGGCGGCCAGAACCCGGCCGCCGTCGGCGAGGCCGTCGACGCCGTCGAGCGCCTCGTGGCGGAAACGGCCAAGTGA
- the ruvX gene encoding Holliday junction resolvase RuvX, which translates to MRRGRRLAIDVGDARIGVASCDPDGILATPVETVPGRDIPAAHRRLRQLVEEYEPIEVVVGLPRSLKGGEGPAAVKVRAFAQELAKGIAPVSVRLVDERMTTVTASQGLRASGVSSKKGRSVIDQVAAVIILQQALESERVSGKAPGEGVEVVI; encoded by the coding sequence ATGCGCCGCGGCCGTCGCCTCGCGATCGACGTCGGGGACGCCCGCATCGGGGTCGCCTCGTGCGACCCCGACGGGATCCTCGCCACACCGGTGGAGACGGTCCCAGGACGTGACATCCCGGCCGCCCACCGCCGGCTCAGGCAACTCGTCGAGGAGTACGAGCCGATCGAAGTCGTCGTCGGCCTTCCTCGCTCCCTCAAGGGGGGCGAGGGCCCGGCCGCGGTCAAGGTTCGCGCCTTCGCCCAGGAGCTGGCCAAAGGCATCGCGCCGGTGTCTGTCAGACTCGTGGACGAACGCATGACCACGGTGACGGCCAGTCAGGGACTGCGCGCCTCGGGCGTGTCGTCGAAGAAGGGCCGGTCCGTCATCGACCAGGTAGCCGCTGTGATCATCTTGCAGCAGGCGCTCGAATCCGAACGGGTGTCAGGTAAAGCCCCGGGCGAGGGCGTCGAAGTGGTCATCTGA
- the mltG gene encoding endolytic transglycosylase MltG, producing the protein MTEYGRGQGSEPWHPEDPLFGDGGWEGQQQGHAAQQPAYGGQPQHYPQQPQQPQYGDWGTGEQSGYDQSQQQYQQQYDPQQYGGQGHQQYDENGWPTGTHAQTPYPDPADPYGQQAVGYDGQQPDYYGTPDAYPPPEPPSRRREEPEQRPDWDPGPDQGEHAFFAGGDDDDDSDEPGDGGGRGDRRSKGGKPKKRRSGCACLVVVLVFGGGLAGVGYFGYQFYQDRFGAAPDYAGDGSSESVSVTIPKGAGGYAIGQELKKLGVVKSVDAFVSAQSQNPDGNKIQAGVYLMKKEMSAASAVELMLDPKSQNNLIVREGERNTSVYKAIDKRLELSAGTTAKAAKAKYKDLGLPDWALDQPNVKDPLEGFLYPSSYGVSKGQKPETILKEMVTRASDTYEELGLEKKAESLGLDGPWQLLTVASLAQAEGTSHDDFRKMAEVVYNRLKPGNPETYGSLEFDSTYNYIKNQSKIDLSIAELRQYNNPYNTYYVKGLPPGPIDNPGAEALKGALNPTDEGWYYFISLDGKTSKFTKTLAEHEKLVDQFNASRSGD; encoded by the coding sequence ATGACTGAGTATGGCCGGGGCCAAGGCTCCGAACCGTGGCATCCGGAGGACCCGTTGTTCGGGGACGGCGGATGGGAAGGGCAGCAGCAGGGCCACGCGGCTCAGCAGCCTGCCTACGGCGGCCAGCCGCAGCACTATCCGCAGCAGCCGCAGCAGCCCCAGTACGGCGACTGGGGCACCGGCGAGCAGTCCGGATACGACCAGTCGCAGCAGCAGTACCAGCAGCAGTACGACCCGCAGCAGTACGGCGGCCAGGGGCACCAGCAGTACGACGAGAACGGCTGGCCGACCGGCACGCACGCGCAGACCCCGTACCCCGACCCGGCGGACCCTTACGGCCAGCAGGCCGTGGGCTACGACGGGCAGCAGCCCGACTACTACGGCACACCCGATGCCTACCCGCCGCCGGAGCCACCGAGCCGACGGCGCGAGGAGCCGGAACAGCGGCCCGACTGGGACCCCGGCCCCGACCAGGGCGAGCACGCATTCTTCGCGGGCGGGGACGATGACGACGACTCCGACGAGCCCGGGGACGGCGGCGGGCGCGGCGACCGGCGGAGCAAGGGCGGCAAGCCCAAGAAGCGCCGCAGCGGATGCGCCTGCCTGGTGGTCGTCCTGGTCTTCGGCGGCGGCCTGGCCGGTGTCGGGTACTTCGGCTACCAGTTCTACCAGGATCGATTCGGCGCGGCGCCGGACTACGCGGGTGACGGCAGCAGCGAGTCGGTGAGCGTCACCATCCCCAAGGGCGCCGGCGGCTACGCCATCGGTCAGGAGCTGAAGAAGCTGGGCGTCGTCAAGAGCGTCGACGCGTTCGTGTCCGCCCAGTCGCAGAATCCCGACGGCAACAAGATCCAGGCCGGCGTCTATCTCATGAAGAAGGAGATGTCCGCCGCCAGCGCCGTCGAGCTGATGCTCGACCCCAAGAGCCAGAACAATCTGATCGTCCGCGAGGGCGAGCGGAACACGTCGGTCTACAAGGCGATCGACAAGCGCCTCGAACTGTCGGCGGGCACCACGGCGAAGGCCGCGAAGGCGAAGTACAAGGACCTCGGGCTGCCCGACTGGGCGTTGGACCAGCCGAACGTGAAGGACCCGCTGGAAGGATTCCTCTATCCCTCCAGCTACGGGGTAAGCAAGGGGCAGAAGCCGGAGACCATCTTGAAGGAGATGGTCACCCGGGCCAGCGACACGTACGAAGAGCTCGGCCTGGAGAAGAAGGCCGAGAGCCTGGGTCTCGACGGCCCCTGGCAGCTGCTCACCGTGGCGAGCCTGGCGCAGGCCGAGGGCACGAGCCATGACGACTTCCGCAAGATGGCCGAGGTCGTCTACAACCGCCTCAAGCCCGGGAACCCCGAGACCTACGGCTCTCTGGAGTTCGACTCCACGTACAACTACATCAAGAATCAGAGCAAGATCGACCTGTCGATCGCCGAGCTGAGGCAGTACAACAACCCGTACAACACGTACTACGTCAAGGGGCTGCCCCCCGGCCCCATCGACAACCCCGGCGCGGAAGCGCTCAAGGGTGCGCTCAATCCGACGGACGAGGGCTGGTACTACTTCATCTCGCTGGACGGCAAGACCAGCAAGTTCACCAAGACGCTCGCGGAGCACGAGAAGCTGGTCGACCAGTTCAACGCGTCGAGGAGCGGAGACTGA
- a CDS encoding shikimate dehydrogenase codes for MTARATDARRAAVLGSPIAHSLSPVLHRAAYEALGLTGWSYDRFEVDESTLPGFFKGLGPEWAGLSLTMPLKRAVIPLLDEISETAASVEAVNTVVFTEDGRRVGDNTDIPGMIGALRERGIEQVDSAAILGAGATASSALAALARICTGEVVAYVRSEERAAEMRQWGQRLDIEVRTANWADAAEALRRPLVIATTPAGTTDALASAVPERPATLFDVLYDPWPTALAARWSAYGGAVVSGLDLLLHQAVLQVEQMTGLAPAPLDAMRKAGEHMLDAR; via the coding sequence ATGACAGCTCGGGCAACTGACGCCCGCCGTGCCGCCGTGCTCGGTTCGCCCATCGCCCACTCGCTGTCCCCGGTGCTGCACCGCGCCGCCTATGAGGCACTGGGGCTGACCGGCTGGTCGTACGACCGGTTCGAGGTCGACGAGTCGACGCTGCCCGGGTTCTTCAAGGGGCTCGGGCCGGAGTGGGCGGGACTGTCGCTGACCATGCCGCTGAAGCGCGCCGTGATCCCGCTGCTCGACGAGATCAGCGAGACGGCTGCCTCGGTCGAGGCGGTCAATACGGTCGTGTTCACCGAGGACGGCCGCCGTGTCGGCGACAACACCGACATCCCGGGCATGATCGGCGCCCTGCGCGAGCGCGGGATCGAGCAGGTCGACTCCGCCGCGATCCTCGGCGCCGGTGCGACCGCCTCGTCCGCGCTGGCGGCGCTGGCCCGGATCTGCACCGGCGAGGTCGTCGCCTACGTCCGCAGCGAGGAACGTGCCGCCGAGATGCGGCAGTGGGGCCAGCGGCTCGACATCGAGGTGCGTACGGCCAACTGGGCGGACGCAGCCGAGGCGCTGCGCCGCCCGCTGGTCATCGCCACCACCCCGGCCGGTACGACCGACGCCCTCGCCTCCGCCGTGCCGGAACGGCCCGCCACCCTGTTCGACGTCCTCTACGACCCGTGGCCGACCGCACTGGCGGCGCGCTGGTCGGCGTACGGCGGGGCCGTCGTCAGCGGGCTCGACCTGTTGCTGCACCAGGCGGTGCTCCAGGTGGAGCAGATGACTGGGCTGGCCCCGGCGCCGCTGGATGCCATGCGAAAAGCGGGCGAACACATGCTCGACGCCCGCTAA